A window from Pokkaliibacter sp. MBI-7 encodes these proteins:
- a CDS encoding glutamine amidotransferase: MKSVVALRHLQFEDLGTLEPLLQEQGYQVTYVDATQANLARLDAIGPDLLVILGGPVGAFDDDTYPFIAEEAALVKTRLQSRRPLLGICLGAQLIARVLGATVSPMGYKEIGFAPLSLTTAGLNSPLAALGDIPVLHWHGDQFEIPQGATRLAGTECCPNQAFAYGRNVLGLQFHLEADPSRIEQWLVGHANEIGQVGIDPRQLRAQAQPLKGALERVAREAMSAWLEHTVIDAPEAVL; the protein is encoded by the coding sequence ATGAAGTCTGTCGTTGCGTTGCGCCATCTGCAGTTTGAAGACCTCGGTACTCTGGAACCCCTGCTGCAGGAGCAGGGCTATCAGGTGACCTATGTGGACGCCACTCAGGCCAATCTGGCCCGTCTGGATGCCATCGGCCCCGACCTGCTGGTCATCCTCGGTGGGCCGGTGGGTGCCTTTGACGATGATACCTACCCCTTCATTGCCGAGGAGGCAGCACTGGTCAAGACCCGTCTGCAAAGCCGCCGGCCACTGCTGGGCATCTGTCTGGGTGCACAACTGATCGCACGGGTACTGGGCGCGACGGTCTCTCCCATGGGTTACAAGGAAATCGGCTTTGCTCCACTCAGCCTCACGACAGCCGGTCTCAACAGCCCGCTGGCGGCACTGGGCGACATCCCGGTACTGCACTGGCATGGCGATCAGTTTGAAATTCCGCAGGGGGCGACACGTCTGGCAGGCACTGAGTGTTGTCCCAATCAGGCCTTTGCCTATGGCCGCAACGTGCTGGGTTTGCAGTTCCATCTGGAAGCCGATCCCAGCCGCATCGAACAGTGGCTGGTCGGTCATGCCAACGAAATCGGTCAGGTGGGTATCGATCCACGCCAGCTGCGAGCCCAGGCACAGCCGTTGAAAGGCGCACTGGAGCGGGTAGCGCGTGAAGCCATGTCCGCCTGGCTGGAGCACACCGTCATTGACGCTCCCGAAGCGGTGCTGTGA